A region from the Vanacampus margaritifer isolate UIUO_Vmar chromosome 5, RoL_Vmar_1.0, whole genome shotgun sequence genome encodes:
- the klc3 gene encoding kinesin light chain 3 isoform X1, producing MTASRGGSSWRGGAAMLSAEEILCSTQQVIAGLEALRGENRSLLENLQGAAQSPQMAVVESGGGGSVEREKSGIIRQSLERIELGLSEAQVMMALSAHLGSLEAEKQKLRAQVRRLCQENQWLRDELAGAQQRLQEREQDVVTLEEHNKHLQFMASIRKYDQEEAAPPDDKNTSSNKESLDDLFPAEDEESSQMSPSQHHHSSAAAAAQQGGYEIPARLRTLHNLVIQYASQGRYEVAVPLCKQALEDLEKSSGHTHPDVATMLNILALVYRDQNKYKEAANLLNDALTIREKTLGLDHPAVAATLNNLAVLYGKRGKYTEAEPLCKRALQIREKVLGTEHPDVAKQLNNLALLCQNQGKYQEVERYYERALHIYQSKLGPDDANVAKTKNNLASCYLKQGKYRQAEALYKEILTRAHEKEFGSVEGDVRPSWPCSDEHSGQQDGPLRRSGSFTKLRESIRRSSEKLVRKLKGVDVEEATPRNAGMKRANSLNMLNVCGGEGQDGRQSRSLMDHRGLSSSTQSLNRRGSLGTS from the exons CTGGCGAGGAGGTGCAGCCATGTTGTCGGCGGAGGAGATCCTGTGCAGCACGCAGCAGGTGATCGCCGGGCTGGAGGCGCTCCGAGGGGAGAACCGCAGCCTGCTGGAGAACCTGCAGGGGGCGGCCCAGAGCCCCCAAATGGCGGTGGTggagagcggcggcggcgggagcGTGGAGCGCGAGAAGAGCGGCATCATACGACAGTCGCTGGAGAGGATTGAGCTTGGACTCAGCGAAGCGCAG GTGATGATGGCGCTTTCGGCTCATTTGGGTTCTCTGGAGGCCGAGAAGCAGAAGCTGCGAGCTCAG GTGCGCCGCCTGTGCCAGGAGAACCAGTGGCTGCGCGACGAGCTGGCGGGGGCCCAGCAGCGTCTGCAGGAGCGAGAGCAGGACGTGGTGACGCTGGAGGAGCACAATAAACATCTGCAGTTCATGGCCTCCATACGCAAGTACGACCAGGAGGAGGCGGCGCCGCCG GATGACAAGAACACATCTTCCAACAAAGAGTCTCTGGATGACCTTTTCCCTGCCGAGGATGAGGAGTCATCACAAA tgtcgCCGTCGCAGCACCACCACAGTAGTGCAGCGGCGGCGGCCCAACAAGGTGGCTACGAGATCCCCGCTCGCCTCCGGACGCTCCATAACCTCGTCATCCAGTACGCCTCGCAGGGACGATACGAGGTCGCCGTGCCCCTTTGTAAACAG GCCTTAGAAGACTTGGAGAAGTCGTCGGGCCACACCCACCCGGACGTGGCCACCATGTTGAACATTCTGGCGCTGGTGTACAG agaccaaaacaaatacaaagaagCTGCCAACCTGCTAAATGACGCGCTGACCATCAGGGAGAAAACACTGGGACTGGACCACCCAGCT GTGGCGGCCACGCTCAACAACCTGGCTGTGCTCTACGGGAAGCGAGGCAAATACACGGAGGCCGAGCCGCTGTGCAAGCGAGCGCTGCAGATCCGAGAGAAG GTGTTGGGCACGGAACACCCCGACGTGGCCAAGCAGCTGAACAACTTGGCGCTGCTGTGTCAGAACCAGGGCAAGTACCAGGAGGTGGAGCGCTACTACGAGCGAGCGCTGCACATCTACCAGAGCAAGCTTGGACCCGACGATGCCAACGTGGCCAAGACCAAAAACAACCTG GCCTCCTGTTACCTCAAGCAGGGCAAGTACCGCCAAGCAGAAGCGCTCTACAAGGAGATCCTCACCAGAGCGCACGAGAAGGAGTTTGGATCTGTGGAAG GCGATGTCCGGCCCAGCTGGCCGTGCAGCGACGAACATTCCGGGCAACAGGACGGCCCACTGAGGCGAAGCGGTTCCTTCACCAAACTGCGAGAGTCCATACGGCGAAGCAGCGAGAAACTGGTGCGCAAACTCAAGGGTGTCGACGTGGAGGAAGCCACCCCGAGGAATGCTGG gATGAAAAGAGCCAACTCACTCAACATGCTGAACGTCTGCGGCGGAGAAGGTCAGGACGGCCGTCAG TCGCGCAGCCTGATGGACCATCGAGGACTCAGCTCCAGTACTCAGAGCCTGAACAGGCGAGGATCGCTTGGGACCAGTTAA
- the klc3 gene encoding kinesin light chain 3 isoform X2: MLSAEEILCSTQQVIAGLEALRGENRSLLENLQGAAQSPQMAVVESGGGGSVEREKSGIIRQSLERIELGLSEAQVMMALSAHLGSLEAEKQKLRAQVRRLCQENQWLRDELAGAQQRLQEREQDVVTLEEHNKHLQFMASIRKYDQEEAAPPDDKNTSSNKESLDDLFPAEDEESSQMSPSQHHHSSAAAAAQQGGYEIPARLRTLHNLVIQYASQGRYEVAVPLCKQALEDLEKSSGHTHPDVATMLNILALVYRDQNKYKEAANLLNDALTIREKTLGLDHPAVAATLNNLAVLYGKRGKYTEAEPLCKRALQIREKVLGTEHPDVAKQLNNLALLCQNQGKYQEVERYYERALHIYQSKLGPDDANVAKTKNNLASCYLKQGKYRQAEALYKEILTRAHEKEFGSVEGDVRPSWPCSDEHSGQQDGPLRRSGSFTKLRESIRRSSEKLVRKLKGVDVEEATPRNAGMKRANSLNMLNVCGGEGQDGRQSRSLMDHRGLSSSTQSLNRRGSLGTS, encoded by the exons ATGTTGTCGGCGGAGGAGATCCTGTGCAGCACGCAGCAGGTGATCGCCGGGCTGGAGGCGCTCCGAGGGGAGAACCGCAGCCTGCTGGAGAACCTGCAGGGGGCGGCCCAGAGCCCCCAAATGGCGGTGGTggagagcggcggcggcgggagcGTGGAGCGCGAGAAGAGCGGCATCATACGACAGTCGCTGGAGAGGATTGAGCTTGGACTCAGCGAAGCGCAG GTGATGATGGCGCTTTCGGCTCATTTGGGTTCTCTGGAGGCCGAGAAGCAGAAGCTGCGAGCTCAG GTGCGCCGCCTGTGCCAGGAGAACCAGTGGCTGCGCGACGAGCTGGCGGGGGCCCAGCAGCGTCTGCAGGAGCGAGAGCAGGACGTGGTGACGCTGGAGGAGCACAATAAACATCTGCAGTTCATGGCCTCCATACGCAAGTACGACCAGGAGGAGGCGGCGCCGCCG GATGACAAGAACACATCTTCCAACAAAGAGTCTCTGGATGACCTTTTCCCTGCCGAGGATGAGGAGTCATCACAAA tgtcgCCGTCGCAGCACCACCACAGTAGTGCAGCGGCGGCGGCCCAACAAGGTGGCTACGAGATCCCCGCTCGCCTCCGGACGCTCCATAACCTCGTCATCCAGTACGCCTCGCAGGGACGATACGAGGTCGCCGTGCCCCTTTGTAAACAG GCCTTAGAAGACTTGGAGAAGTCGTCGGGCCACACCCACCCGGACGTGGCCACCATGTTGAACATTCTGGCGCTGGTGTACAG agaccaaaacaaatacaaagaagCTGCCAACCTGCTAAATGACGCGCTGACCATCAGGGAGAAAACACTGGGACTGGACCACCCAGCT GTGGCGGCCACGCTCAACAACCTGGCTGTGCTCTACGGGAAGCGAGGCAAATACACGGAGGCCGAGCCGCTGTGCAAGCGAGCGCTGCAGATCCGAGAGAAG GTGTTGGGCACGGAACACCCCGACGTGGCCAAGCAGCTGAACAACTTGGCGCTGCTGTGTCAGAACCAGGGCAAGTACCAGGAGGTGGAGCGCTACTACGAGCGAGCGCTGCACATCTACCAGAGCAAGCTTGGACCCGACGATGCCAACGTGGCCAAGACCAAAAACAACCTG GCCTCCTGTTACCTCAAGCAGGGCAAGTACCGCCAAGCAGAAGCGCTCTACAAGGAGATCCTCACCAGAGCGCACGAGAAGGAGTTTGGATCTGTGGAAG GCGATGTCCGGCCCAGCTGGCCGTGCAGCGACGAACATTCCGGGCAACAGGACGGCCCACTGAGGCGAAGCGGTTCCTTCACCAAACTGCGAGAGTCCATACGGCGAAGCAGCGAGAAACTGGTGCGCAAACTCAAGGGTGTCGACGTGGAGGAAGCCACCCCGAGGAATGCTGG gATGAAAAGAGCCAACTCACTCAACATGCTGAACGTCTGCGGCGGAGAAGGTCAGGACGGCCGTCAG TCGCGCAGCCTGATGGACCATCGAGGACTCAGCTCCAGTACTCAGAGCCTGAACAGGCGAGGATCGCTTGGGACCAGTTAA
- the ercc2 gene encoding general transcription and DNA repair factor IIH helicase subunit XPD translates to MKLNIDGLLVYFPYDYIYPEQYSYMLELKRTLDAKGHGVLEMPSGTGKTISLLSLIVAYQKAFPREVTKLIYCSRTVPEIEKVVEELRRLMEFYSKETGERNNFLALALSSRKNLCIHPEVSSLRFGKEVDSKCHSLTASYIRAQRHSNPDQPACRFYEEFDTVGRQVPLPAGIYNLDDLKDFGRRKGWCPYYLARYSILHANIVVYSYHYLLDPKIADLVSKELAKQSVVVFDEAHNIDNVCIDSMSVNITRRMLDRCQGNVDTLQNTIHKIKETDAAKLKEEYRRLVEGLKEANVARETDVYLANPVLPDEILKEAVPGTIRTAEHFVSFLKRFMEYLKSRLRVQHVVQESAPQFLKDIFDKVCIDRKPLRFCAERLQSLLRTLEITDIADFSAITLISNFATLVSTYSQGFTIIIEPFEDRTPTIANPVLHFSCMDPSIAIKPVFQRFQSVIITSGTLSPLDIYPRILDFRPVTMASFTMTLARTCLCPLIVGRGNDQVALSSKFETREDFAVIRNYGNLLLEMSAVVPDGIVAFFTSYVYMENIVASWYEQGILENIQKNKLIFIETQDAAETSMALEKYQEACENGRGAILLSVARGKVSEGIDFVHHFGRAVIMFGVPYVYTQSRILKARLEYLRDQFQIRENDFLTFDAMRHAAQCVGRVIRGKTDYGLMIFADKRYARADKRGKLPRWIQEHINDGSLNLTVDETVQLSKHFLRQMAQPFRQEDQLGLSLLTLEQLQSEEMLKKIAQMAHQN, encoded by the exons ATGAA gCTCAACATCGACGGTCTTTTGGTGTATTTCCCGTACGATTACATCTATCCTGAACAGTACTCGTACATGCTGGAGCTCAAGAGGACGCTGGATGCTAAG GGCCATGGCGTCCTGGAGATGCCATCAGGAACCGGCAAGACCATCTCGCTGTTGTCACTCATTGTTGCGTACCAGAAG gcGTTCCCTCGGGAAGTCACCAAACTCATCTACTGCTCCAGAACAGTTCCCGAGATTGAGAAG GTGGTGGAGGAGCTCAGGAGGCTGATGGAGTTTTATTCCAAGGAGACGGGTGAGAGAAACAACTTCCTGGCTTTGGCACTCTCCTCCCGCAAGAACCTGTGCATCCACCCGGAG GTGAGCAGCCTGCGATTTGGCAAAGAGGTGGACAGCAAGTGTCACAGTCTGACGGCGTCTTACATTCGCGCGCAACGTCACAGCAACCCCGACCAGCCCGCCTGTCGATTCTACGAG GAGTTTGACACGGTGGGCCGGCAGGTGCCGCTTCCTGCCGGCATCTACAACCTGGATGACCTGAAGGACTTTGGCCGCAGGAAAGGATGGTGTCCTTACTACCTGGCACGCTACTCG ATCCTGCACGCCAACATCGTGGTGTACAGCTACCACTACCTGCTGGACCCCAAGATAGCAGACCTGGTGTCCAAGGAACTGGCCAAGCAGTCTGTGGTGGTCTTTGATGAGGCGCACAACATCG ATAACGTTTGCATCGACTCCATGAGCGTCAACATCACCAGGCGGATGCTGGACCGTTGCCAGGGTAACGTGGACACGCTGCAGAACACAATACACAA GATCAAAGAGACTGACGCTGCCAAACTGAAAGAGGAATATCGGCGCCTGGTGGAGGGATTGAAGGAAGCCAACGTGGCGCGGGAGACTGACGTCTACCTTGCCAATCCCGTGCTGCCTGACGAGATCCTaaaag AGGCCGTCCCGGGCACCATCCGCACCGCCGAGCACTTTGTGAGCTTCCTGAAGCGTTTCATGGAGTACTTGAAATCCCGTCTGAGGGTGCAGCACGTAGTCCAGGAGAGCGCCCCGCAGTTCCTCAAAGACATCTTTGACAAAGTCTGCATCGACCGCAAGCCTCTCAG GTTTTGCGCCGAGCGTCTGCAGTCGCTGTTACGGACGCTGGAGATCACAGACATCGCTGACTTCTCCGCCATCACGCTCATCTCCAACTTCGCAACGTTGGTCAGCACTTACAGTCAGG GTTTCACCATTATCATTGAGCCCTTTGAAGACAGAACACCGACCATCGCCAACCCCGTGTTGCACTTCAG CTGCATGGACCCATCTATTGCTATCAAACCCGTCTTTCAAAGGTTCCAGTCGGTCATCATCACATCAGGG ACGCTTTCCCCGCTGGACATCTATCCTCGCATCCTGGACTTCCGGCCTGTAACAATGGCGTCTTTCACCATGACGCTGGCGCGAACCTGCCTCTGCCCGCTG ATTGTCGGGCGAGGGAATGACCAGGTGGCCTTGAGCTCCAAGTTTGAGACCCGAGAGGATTtcg CTGTGATTCGTAACTATGGCAACCTGCTCTTGGAGATGTCCGCTGTGGTTCCTGACGGCATCGTGGCATTTTTCACCAGCTACGTCTACATGGAGAACATCGTGGCGTCCTGGTACGAGCAG GGAATTCTGGAAAACATTCAGAAGAACAAGCTCATCTTCATCGAGACCCAGGATGCCGCAGAGACAAGCATGGCGCTGGAGAAGTATCAGGAG GCGTGCGAGAACGGCAGAGGAGCCATCCTGCTGTCGGTGGCGCGAGGGAAAGTGTCGGAGGGGATTGATTTTg TGCACCACTTTGGCCGAGCAGTCATCATGTTTGGCGTTCCGTACGTTTACACGCAGAGCCGCATCCTCAAG GCCCGTCTGGAGTACCTGCGGGATCAGTTCCAGATCCGAGAGAACGACTTTCTCACCTTCGACGCCATGCGACACGCCGCGCAGTGCGTCGGCCGAGTCATCCGAGGAAAGACTGACTATGGATTGATGATTTTTGCGGACAAG CGTTACGCCCGAGCGGACAAGCGTGGGAAGCTTCCTCGCTGGATCCAGGAGCACATCAACGACGGCAGCCTCAACCTCACTGTGGACGAGACGGTTCAACTGTCCAAGCATTTCCTCAGGCAGATGGCTCAGCCCTTCAGACAG GAGGACCAGCTGGGTCTGTCTCTGCTGACACTGGAGCAGCTGCAGTCAGAAGAAATGCTGAAGAAGATCGCTCAGATGGCTCATCAGAATTAA